CCGGGGCGGACACGCTGCGGGTACGGGTCACCCCGGCCGGGTCCGGCGCCGTCCGGGTGGACCTGGCCGACTCGGCCGGCACCCCGGTGACCACGATCGAGTCGCTTGCCATCCGGCCGATCGCGGTCGAGCAGCTACGCCGCGCCGGTGGCCGCGACGGCGCCCTGTACCGGCTGGACTGGACGGCGGCGACCGGCGCCCCGGCGGACACCGGTTTCGCGCTCCTGGGGCCGGACCCGTTCGGGCTCGGCCCGGCCGCGTCCCACCCGGACCTGGCCACGCTGCGGGCCGCCGTCGCCGCCGGCGAGGCCGCGCCCGGCCTGCTGGTGCACGTCGCGTCGACCGGGCCGGACGCCGACCCGGTCGCCGGGGCGCACGCGCTCACCGCTCGGGTCCTCGACCTGTGCCGGGACCTCCTGGCCGCGCCGGAGCTGGCCGACACCCGGCTGGCGCTGCTGACCCGGGGCGCCACCGCCGCCGGCGCGCAGCCGCAGGACCTGCCCGGCGCGGCCGTGGCCGGTCTGTTGGCGAGCGCCGCGACCGAGAACCCGGGCCGGTTCCTCCTGGTCGACCTGGACGACACGGCCGCGTCGCGGGCCGCGCTGCCGGGCGCGCTCGGCGCCGCGATCGCCGCCGACGAACCACGGATCGCGGTACGCGACGGGGCGGTCCTGGTGCCACGGCTGGTCGCCACCGAGCCGGCGCCGGAGCGGACCCCGCCGCGCCTCGACCCGGACGGCACCGTGCTGATCACCGGCGGCACCGGCACCCTCGCCGCGGACGTCGCCGGGCACCTGGTCACCGCGTACGGGGCCCGGCGGTTGCTGCTGGCCAGCCGGCGTGGCCCGGCGGCCGACGGCGCGGACGAGTTGGCCGCGTCGCTTGCCGCGCTCGGCGCCGAGCCGCGCATCGTGGCCTGTGACGTCGCCGACCGGGACGCGCTCGCCGCGTTGATCGACGCGATCCCGGCCGCGCATCCGCTGACCGCGGTCGTGCACACGGCCGGCGTCCTCGACGACGGCGTCCTGACCGCGCTCACGCCCGACCGGCTGGACACGGTGCTGCGCCCGAAGGCCGACGCGGCCTGGCACCTGCACGAGCTGACCCGCGACCACGACCTCGCCGCGTTCGTGCTGTTCTCCTCGTTCGCCGGCACGGTGGGCAGCCCGGGGCAGGCCAACTACGCGGCGGCGAACGGGTTCCTCGACGCGCTCGCCGAGCGGCGGCGCGTGGACGGCCTGCCCGCCACCAGCCTGGCGTGGGGCCTGTGGGAGCAGGAGAGCGGCATGACCGCGACGCTGGAGCACGCCGAGCGGGCCCGGATGGCCCGCAACGGCCTGCTCCCGCTGCCCGGCGCGACGGCGCTGCGGCTGCTCGACGCCGCGCTCGCCGACGGGGCGCCGGCCCTCGTGCCGGTGCGGCTGGAGACCGTCGCGTTGCGCGCCCAGGCGGGCGCCGGGGTGCTGCCGGCGATCCTGCGCGGCCTCGTCCGGGTGCCGCCGCGTCGGACCTCCGCCGGGGCCGCTGCCCTGGCCCGACGGTTGGCCGACCTCGGCGACGCGGAGCGGGAGACGGTGCTGCTGGACCTGATCCGCGGCCAGATCGCCACGGTGCTCGGGCACGCCTCGCCGGACGCCGTCGACGTCGACCGGCCGTTCCAGGATCTCGGCTTCGACTCACTGACCGCGGTGGAGCTGCGCAACACGCTCAACACGATGACCGGGCTGCGGTTGCCGCCGACGGTGATCTTCGACTATCCGAACACCGGCGCGCTCGCCCGGCACGTCCGCGACCGGCTCGCCCCGGCCGAGGTCCGGGACCCGGCCGCCGAGGAGCTGGAACGGCTGGAGCGGGCGCTCGGCGCGGTCGCCGCCGACGACCCCGGACGCGGCCGGATCACCCTGCGCCTCCAGACGCTCCTGGCCCGCTGGACCGAGCACTCGGCGACGTCGGCCACGGCCGTCGCCGACCGGCTGGAGACCGCCGACGCCGATGAGATCTTCGACTTCATCGACCGGGAGCTGGGCCGGGCCTGAGCGCGCCGGCCGGGCGCCGCGACCGTTCGCGGCGCCCGGCCGACGCAGCTGGCGCCCGGCCGACGCAGCTTTAGCGCCCGGCAAGCCGCCCGTTAGCGCAGGTCGGCAACCTGGAGCAGCCCGCTTCGACCGCTGGACGCTGGAGCTGCGATGACGACCTCGACCGACCAGATCGTTGCGGCCCTCCGGGCATCCCTGAAGGAGAACGAACAGCTACGTCGGCAACAGAGTCGGCTGGCCGACAGGTCCCGCGAGCCCATCGCGATCGTCGGGATGGCCTGCCGCTACCCGGGTGGGGTGCGCACCCCCGAGCAACTGTGGCGGCTGCTCCGCGACGAGACCGACGCGATCTCGGCGTTCCCCGACGACCGGGGCTGGGACACCGACGCCCTCTACGACCCGGACCCGGAGCGCACCGGCACCACGTACGCCCGCGAGGGCGGCTTCCTGCACGACGCCGCCGACTTCGACGCGGACTTCTTCAGCATCAGCCCCCGCGAGGCCCTCACCATCGACCCGCAGCAGCGACTGCTGCTGGAGACCACGTGGGAGGCGCTCGAGGCGGGTGGCATCGACCCGGTGACGCTGCGCCGGAGCCGCACCGGCGTCTTCACCGGCGTGATGTACAACGACTACGGCGCCCGGATCCAGCCGATGCCGCCGGAGTTCGAGGGCTTCATCGGCACCGGCAGCGCCGGCAGCATCGCCTCCGGCCGGATCGCCTACACGTTCGGCTTCGAGGGCCCGGCGGTGACCGTGGACACCGCCTGCTCGTCGTCGCTCGTCGCGGTGCACCTCGCGGTGCAGTCGCTGCGCCAGGGCGAGTGCACGCTCGCGCTGGCCGGCGGCGTGACGGTGATGGCCACGCCGCGGCTGTTCGTGGAGTTCAGCCGGCAGCGGGGGCTGGCGCCCGACGGCCGGTGCAAGCCGTTCGCGGCCGGCGCCGACGGCACCGGCTGGGGCGAGGGCGCCGGCCTGCTGCTGCTGGAACGGCTGTCGGACGCCGAACGCCACGGCCACCAGGTGCTCGCCGTCATCTCCGGCAGCGCGGTCAACCAGGACGGCACCAGCAGTCAGCTCACCGCCCCGAACGGGCCGTCGCAGCGGCGGGTGATCCGCGACGCGCTGGCCGCGGCCCGCCTCGAACCGGGCGACGTGGACGCGGTGGAGGCGCACGGCACCGGCACCACGCTCGGCGACCCGATCGAGGCGCAGGCGCTGCTCGCCACGTACGGTCGGGACCGGCCCGCCGACCGGCCGCTGCGGCTCGGCTCGATCAAGTCGAACATCGGCCACGCCCAGGCCGCGGCCGGCGTCGCCGGGATCATCAAGATGGTGTTGGCCCTGCGGCACGGGACGCTCCCGCGCACCCTGCACGTGGACGCGCCGAGCCCGCACGTGGACTGGACGGCCGGGGAGGTCGCGCTGCTGACCGAGGCCCGGTCGTGGCCGCGCGGGGAGCGGGTCCGCCGGGCCGGCGTGTCGTCGTTCGGCATCAGCGGCACCAACGCCCACGTCATCGTCGAGGAGGCCCCGGCGACGGAGGCGCCCAGCGGCGACGACACCGCGCCGACCCCCGCCCCCGGCGCCGCGCCGTGGCTGCTCTCCGCGCGGACCGCACCGGCCCTGCGGGCCCAGGCCGCGCGGCTGCGCGACCTGGTCGCCGACCGGCCCGACCTGGACCCGGCCGGGATCGCCGCAGCGCTGGCCACCACCCGGGCCGTACTCGACCACCGGGCGGTCGTGCTCGCCGGCGACCGGACGGCCGCGCTCGACGCGCTCGCCGCCGGTGACGCGCCGGCGGGCGTGGTGACCGGGGTGGCCGCCGGGGACCCGGGCCGGGTGGTCTTCGTCTTTCCCGGCCAGGGCTCGCAGTGGGTGGGCATGGCCGGTGGGCTGCTCGACGCCAGCCCCGAGTTCCGGAACCGGATCGCCGAGTGCGCCGAGGCGCTGCGCCCGCACACCGACTGGGACCTGCTGCCGGTGCTGCGCGACGAGCCGGGCGCGGCGTCCCTGGACCGGGTGGACGTGGTGCAGCCCGCGCTGTTCGCGGTGATGGTCGCCCTCGCCCGGCTCTGGGAGTCGTACGGGGTGCGGCCGGACGCGGTCGTCGGGCACTCCCAGGGTGAGATCGCCGCCGCCCACATCGCCGGCGTGCTGAGCCTGCCGGACGCCGCCCGGGTGGTCGCGCTGCGCAGCCGCGCCCTCGGCGTGCTGGCCGGCACCGGCGCGATGGCCTCGATCCCGTTGCCCGCCGACCGGGTCGAGGCGCGGCTGGAGGCCGCCGGCGCGGTGACCATCGCCGCGGTCAACGGCCCGACCGCCACCGTGGTGGCCGGCACCCCGGAGGCCGTCGCCGCGCTCGTCGCCGCCGCACAGGCGGACGGGGTGGACGCCCGCACCGTCCCGGTGGACTACGCGTCGCACTGCGAGCACGTGGAGGCGGTCCGGGAGACGCTGCTGACGAGCCTGGCCGGCATCACCCCACGGCCCGCGGAGATCGCGTTCTACTCCACGGTGGACGGCGAGGAGCCGGAGCCCGCCGTCCTGGACGCCGACTACTGGTACCGCAACCTGCGCCGGACGGTCCGGCTGGCGGACGTCACCCGGCTGCTGCACGAGCGCGGGCACCGGGTCTTCGTCGAGATCAGCCCGCACCCGATCCTGACCGTGCCGATCCAGGAGACGCTCGACGAGCGGGCCGACGCGGCGCCGGGACTCACCCTCGGCACCCTGCGCCGCGACGAGGGCGACCTCGTCCGCTTCCACGCCTCGCTGGCCCGGGCGTACGTCGGCGGCGTACCCGTCGACTGGCGGATCCCGTCCGGACCGCGCGTCGACCTGCCCACCTACGCCTTCCAGCGCGACCGGTTCTGGCTGCCGACGCCGTCCGGGGCCGGCGACGTCACCTCGGCCGGCCTCACCGCCACCACGCATCCGCTGCTCGGCGCCGCCGTCCCGCTCGCCGACGGGGACGCGACGGTGCTCACCGGGCGTCTGTCGCTGCACGCCCAGCCGTGGCTGGCCCAGCACGCGGTCTTCGGCCGGATCCTGCTGCCCGCCGCCGCCCTGGTCGACCTCGCCGTGCACGCCGGGGACGGCGTCGGCTGCGATCGGGTGGAGGAGCTGACGTTGCAGGCGCCGCTGGTGCTGCCGGTGACCGGCGGGCTGGCCCTCCAGGTCACGGTCGCGGCGGCGGACGCCACCGGCCGGCACCCGGTCACCGTGCACAGCCGGCCGGACTCCGACGAGGACGGCACGGACCGGCCCTGGACGCTGCACGCCGCCGGCCTGCTCGCCCCGGCCGACGCCGGCGACGAGCCGGACGCCGGCCCGGGACCGCTCACCGGCGCCTGGCCGCCGCCGGGCGCCACCGCGATCCCGCTCGACGGCCACTACGAGCGGCTCGACCGGCAGGGGTACGGCTACGGCCCGCTCTTCCGTGGCCTGCGCGCCGCGTGGCGTCTCGGCGACGAGGTGTACGCCGAGGCGCAGCTGCCGGACGGCACCGACGCGGCCGGTTTCGGCCTGCATCCCGCGCTGCTCGACGCCGCCCTGCACGCCGCCGGGCTCACCGGGGCGGCCCCGGTCGGCGACGGCGAGGTGCTCCTGCCGTTCTCCTGGTCCGACACCGCGCTGCTGGCCTCCGGCGCGACCGGGCTGCGGGTCCGGGTGCGCCCGGCCGGCGCGGGCAGCGTGACGCTGGACCTGGCCGACCCGGCCGGCGGCCCGGTGGCGCGGGTCGGCGCGCTCGCGGTCCGGCCGGTCTCCGCCGCCGCGCTCGCCACCACCCGCGAGCCGCACCACGACTGGCTGTTCCACCTGGACTGGGCCACCGCGCCGGCCACCGGGCCCGGCCCGGAGACGCCGCCGCGCGCGGTGGTGGACGGCGACGACCCGTACGGGCTGGCCGCCCACCTGCCCCCGGCCACCGCCGGGGACCCCGAGGTGACGGTCGCGGCGCTGCCGATCCCGGGCGGTGACCTGCCGGACCGCGTCCGCGCCGCCGTGCGTACCGCTCTCGACCTGCTCCGCGAGCACCTGGCCGCGGACCGGCCGCGGCTCGTCCTGGTCACCACCGGGGCGGTACGCGCGGTCCCGGGTGACGACGTCCGGATGGATCCGGCCGCCGCCGCGGCGTGGGGGCTGCTGCGCTCGGCGCAGTCCGAGCACCCGGGCCGGCTGACCCTTGTCGACCTGGACCGGGATCCCGCCTCGACGGCCGCGCTGGCCGGTGTGCTGGCGCTCGACGAGCCGCAACTCGCCGTCCGGCAGGGCGTGGTGCAGGTGGCCCGGCTGGCCCGCGCCGACAGCGCGCCCGCCCTGCCGCTGCCGGACGCCCCCGCGTGGCGACTGCACTGGCAGGAGGACTCCACCGGCGGTGGCACCCCGGACAACCTGCTGATCCGCGCGTGGCCGGAGGCGGACCAGCCGCTGGAAGCGGGACAGGTGCGCCTCGCCGTACGGGCCGGCGGGCTCAACTTCCGCGACGTGCTGATCAGTCTCGGCCTGGTCCGCAACGACGGCCGGCCGCTCGGCGGCGAGGCCGCCGGCGTGGTGCTGGAGACCGGCCCGGGGGTCGACGAGTTCGCCCCCGGCGACCGGGTGATGGGCCTGGTCTCCGGCATCGGCCCGATCGCCGTCACCGACCACCGGTTGCTCACCCGGATGCCGCCGAACTGCACGTTCGCCGAG
The genomic region above belongs to Micromonospora sp. WMMD1128 and contains:
- a CDS encoding type I polyketide synthase — translated: MTTSTDQIVAALRASLKENEQLRRQQSRLADRSREPIAIVGMACRYPGGVRTPEQLWRLLRDETDAISAFPDDRGWDTDALYDPDPERTGTTYAREGGFLHDAADFDADFFSISPREALTIDPQQRLLLETTWEALEAGGIDPVTLRRSRTGVFTGVMYNDYGARIQPMPPEFEGFIGTGSAGSIASGRIAYTFGFEGPAVTVDTACSSSLVAVHLAVQSLRQGECTLALAGGVTVMATPRLFVEFSRQRGLAPDGRCKPFAAGADGTGWGEGAGLLLLERLSDAERHGHQVLAVISGSAVNQDGTSSQLTAPNGPSQRRVIRDALAAARLEPGDVDAVEAHGTGTTLGDPIEAQALLATYGRDRPADRPLRLGSIKSNIGHAQAAAGVAGIIKMVLALRHGTLPRTLHVDAPSPHVDWTAGEVALLTEARSWPRGERVRRAGVSSFGISGTNAHVIVEEAPATEAPSGDDTAPTPAPGAAPWLLSARTAPALRAQAARLRDLVADRPDLDPAGIAAALATTRAVLDHRAVVLAGDRTAALDALAAGDAPAGVVTGVAAGDPGRVVFVFPGQGSQWVGMAGGLLDASPEFRNRIAECAEALRPHTDWDLLPVLRDEPGAASLDRVDVVQPALFAVMVALARLWESYGVRPDAVVGHSQGEIAAAHIAGVLSLPDAARVVALRSRALGVLAGTGAMASIPLPADRVEARLEAAGAVTIAAVNGPTATVVAGTPEAVAALVAAAQADGVDARTVPVDYASHCEHVEAVRETLLTSLAGITPRPAEIAFYSTVDGEEPEPAVLDADYWYRNLRRTVRLADVTRLLHERGHRVFVEISPHPILTVPIQETLDERADAAPGLTLGTLRRDEGDLVRFHASLARAYVGGVPVDWRIPSGPRVDLPTYAFQRDRFWLPTPSGAGDVTSAGLTATTHPLLGAAVPLADGDATVLTGRLSLHAQPWLAQHAVFGRILLPAAALVDLAVHAGDGVGCDRVEELTLQAPLVLPVTGGLALQVTVAAADATGRHPVTVHSRPDSDEDGTDRPWTLHAAGLLAPADAGDEPDAGPGPLTGAWPPPGATAIPLDGHYERLDRQGYGYGPLFRGLRAAWRLGDEVYAEAQLPDGTDAAGFGLHPALLDAALHAAGLTGAAPVGDGEVLLPFSWSDTALLASGATGLRVRVRPAGAGSVTLDLADPAGGPVARVGALAVRPVSAAALATTREPHHDWLFHLDWATAPATGPGPETPPRAVVDGDDPYGLAAHLPPATAGDPEVTVAALPIPGGDLPDRVRAAVRTALDLLREHLAADRPRLVLVTTGAVRAVPGDDVRMDPAAAAAWGLLRSAQSEHPGRLTLVDLDRDPASTAALAGVLALDEPQLAVRQGVVQVARLARADSAPALPLPDAPAWRLHWQEDSTGGGTPDNLLIRAWPEADQPLEAGQVRLAVRAGGLNFRDVLISLGLVRNDGRPLGGEAAGVVLETGPGVDEFAPGDRVMGLVSGIGPIAVTDHRLLTRMPPNCTFAEAATIPVVYLTAFYGLVDLAKIQPGETLLLHAATGGVGMATIQLARHWGVEVYGTASPGKWDTLRALGLDDAHIASSRNLEFADAFLAATGGQGVDVVLNSLAKEYVEESLRLLPRGGRFLEMGKTDIRDPQRVADDHPGVTYQAYDLMDGGADRVKEMLDELSVLFDDGTLRPLPVTAWDVRRAPEAFRYLSQARHTGKVVLTVPSALDPDGTVLVTGGTGVLGGLVARRLVDEHGARHLLLTSRRGPAAEGAEALRDELTAAGARVTIAACDLADRESLAALLAGIPAAHPLTAVVHAAGVLDDATVDALTPEQLDRVLRPKVDAAWHLHELTAGLPLDAFVMFSSAAGTLGGPGQGNYAAANAALDALAVHRRGRGRPALALAWGLWAEASGMTGHLGRADLARLGRTGMLALSTTDGLDLFTAAWSSALPVLAPVRVDARALRAQVEAGVAPPILRGLVRGTSRRSAAGVTVDASALARQLASASRDEGRAILLDLVRTQVATVLGHASAAEVDAGRAFKDFGFDSLTAVELRNRLNAAVGLRLPVTMVFDYPTPEALAAFLHGAVAPADEDAAATAVLAEIGRLEARITALEPGEAAERRIEERLRGLLWKWTDRHAPTAAEPDPAEDLSVASDDELFAMLDGELGA